The Lentisphaera araneosa HTCC2155 DNA segment TCTATCTCATTGCAGGTAAATTGACCTTTGTTTTAGTCGCTTGTGCTTTTGTTTTATTAATTGTGAATGTTTTAGCACAGCCTTTACAAAAACTACTGGTCGGTAGATCCATGGAAGAAGGAGCTCGCCGTCAAGGACGTTTAGTTGAAGTTGTCAATAATCTCGATATAATTCGAATGCTTAATGCACAATCTTTGTTTCAGTACAAATGGGAGCAAGATACAGGAGTTCTTTCAGAAACTTCAAGAAAAAGTAAATTTGCCAGCTCCGTGACACTTTCCATTTCCTCAATTATACAAAATATGGTTTCTATTTTTGTTGTTATTGGCGGTTTCTACCTGATTCGTGATGAAAATATGACGATGGGACAGCTAGTTGCGGTGGTTATTTTAGGCGGTCGTGCCTTAGGGCCTTTAGTGACAGGTATAAATTTATTAGTACGTTATCAATACGTTAGAAAGGCTTACACTAATGTGGATAATTTTATGCGCTTACCTGAAGAAAGAGATCCAGATAGTTCTTTGTTAAGTCGACCAGAAATTATGGGTGAAATTTCTTTGGAAAAGGTCGGGTTCTCTTACCCTAATCAAATTTTTAGAGCACTTGATAATGTGTCTTTCAAAATTAATAAAGGTGAGAAGGTCGGCATAATAGGTAACGTGAGTTCTGGTAAAAGTACTTTGCTTCGCTTAATCCTAGGTCTTTATACTCCTACTGAAGGGAAGATTTTAGTTGATGGTACCGACTTGCGCCAAGTGGATTCAGCAGATTTGAGACAAGCTGTCTCCTGCATTTCACAAGAAGCTAAGCTTTTTGATGGTTCAGTAAGGGATAATTTATTTTATGCCAATCCGCATTTATCTCATGAAGAACTTGATGAAGTTGTTAAGGTTTCAGGTTTAGATAAACTTTTAAATTCTCAGCCCATGGGTCTTGATTTACCTGTCGGTGAGGGTGGCTCACAATTGTCAGGTGGACAACGCCAATTAGTCGCTATTGCTCAGGCAGTAGCTAAAAACCCCCCTATAATTTTGATGGATGAACCTACTTCATCTTTAGATACAGGTGCTGAAGCTGAGTTTTTAGCCAAAATGAAAGAGTTTACTAAAGACAAAACACTTATTCTTAGTACTCACAAAATGCGTGAACTGCAGCTCGTTGATAGAATTATTGTTTTAGATAAAGGACTTATGATTGCTGATGGCCCTCGAGATAAGGTGTTGGAAGTTTTACAGAATAAGGGGAAGAAATAATGGATAAAAAAGAAATTGCTAAATTGCAGCCTGGTGATGAGAAGTTTATTTCTGATCTTAATGCTGCTATAATGCATAAAAACAAGAAGCTTCCTTTTCTCGTTTTGGGAGCTATGGGCATTTTTGTTATATTTATCATTGTATGGTCTCATTTTTCAGAAATAGAGATTATTACTCGTGGTATGGGCAAGGCCGTGCCATCGAAAGAGATTCAAACGATTCAAAACTTAGAGGGTGGTATCATTTCTAAGATGAATGCGAAAGAAGGTCAATCAGTCAAGCAGGGTGAGTTATTAATTAAGCTTGATAATAGTAAGTATTTGTCTGCTTTTAAAGAGATGGAAGCTGACCGTCGTTCAACTAAATGTAATTTAACTCGTTTGTACGCAGAGTATAAAAACTTGCCTACACTTGATTTTTCTGATGAATTAAAAATGGATGAACTCTTGTGTAAAACCCAAAGTAATTTATTTGAAGCTCGTCGTAAGCAGTATTCTTCGCGCATATCAGGTTATGAGGTGAAAATCAAGCATTTAAAAGTTGAGCTTTTTGAACAAGAACTTTCGCTTGTGCGCTTGAGAGCTGAGATGAATCAAGCGGAACCTGAATTTAAAGACTTCAAAACCGTTAATGAAAATATGGTGGCTTTAGAAACACGCCTATATGAAACTCGTAAAAAGATCTATGAAGCACAGAAGACGTCGATTAAATCGAATCAAAATATATTGAGAAAAGAACTTGAGCAGACCCGTGATTTGGAGAAAAATGGCGCCGCTTCTATGGTTGAAGTTCTACGTCTTGAAAGGCAGGTAATGGATATGGAAAGTGCCTTGCAGTCTTTAGAGTCGACACGTTTGCGAGATATCACCATGAGTATAGAGAGTCGTAAACAAAGTAAAGTTAAGTTAGAGGGGCTTTTGGTCGATAGTGAATCAGCACGGAGTCAATTTGAAGCTGATTGGTTTAATGAGATCGCATCAAGTATTGCTGATTACGAGGCAAAGTTGAGTGCAGTGAAAGAAAAAATATCTTCCTTGCGGGATACAGTTGATCGTACTGAAATCAAATCTCCTGTCGACGGGGTGATTAATGAAGTTTTCCAAAGGAATGAAGGTGGTGTCGTTAGTCCTGGGCAGCCAATTTTGGAGATTATTCCCGATGATGAAAAGCTTGTGGTAGAAGGTATGGTTTCTCCTCAAGAAGTTGCATTCTTAAGAAAAGGTATGCCTGTTATCGTGAAAATAACCGCCTACGATTACTCTGTGTATGGTGGCTTGGATGGTGAGCTTGTTCACATTTCTGCTGACACTCACACAGACGAAAGCACGGGTGCACCATTCTATAAAGTCCTCGTTGAGACCGAAAAGAACTACTTAATGGAAGAAAATAACAAAGTTATTCCAGGAATGACGGCTCAGTTAGATATTTTGACGGGAAAACGTTCAGTCTTGAACTATTTTATCTCTCCCATTTATAATGCACAAAGCACGGTATTTACTGAACGATGAAACTATTCTACAACTTTTTAATCTCTACAGCAATTTTGACATCTCTGATTGCTGATGATGCAGAGCAGGCAACTGATCCCCAACAAGATGGGGTGAAGTATGAAAACAACACTCTGCAATACGCACTACACAAGGCGCATGTGAGTCATCCTGAACTCAAGACACAAAAATATACTGTAGATGCGTCAAAATATACTTATCAATCTTCCAAAGGAGCTTGGTTGCCAACCTTAGACGTCAGTACAAGCATTGGTCCAGAAAGAAATGTTGACCGAATCACGACAGTGAATGGAAGGCAAAAGGGGACTGAAGATGAAATTTATGAGCTCTATCAAGCTAGGGTGCGTCAAGTGCTTTTTGATGGAGGCTTGAGAGATAGTCTAATTGACCAAAGTCATGAGCAATTATCTCAATCAAGAAATACCTACGATGAAACGAGAGAAGGCATTAGTTTCTCTGTGATTTCAGCTTACGTAGAAATTTTACGTCAAAGTAAGTTGGTTGTTTTATCTGAAGATAACTTTAACCGACATAAAGATCTTTATGAAAAAGTAAAGAAACGCTTTGATTTGAAGCGTGAAACAAAAGTGTCTTTAGCTCAAGCACAATCAAGATTGCTAAGATCAGAAAATGCCATTATTCAAGCAAAGCACAGCCTGAAGCAGGCTAAGGTTG contains these protein-coding regions:
- a CDS encoding HlyD family type I secretion periplasmic adaptor subunit — encoded protein: MDKKEIAKLQPGDEKFISDLNAAIMHKNKKLPFLVLGAMGIFVIFIIVWSHFSEIEIITRGMGKAVPSKEIQTIQNLEGGIISKMNAKEGQSVKQGELLIKLDNSKYLSAFKEMEADRRSTKCNLTRLYAEYKNLPTLDFSDELKMDELLCKTQSNLFEARRKQYSSRISGYEVKIKHLKVELFEQELSLVRLRAEMNQAEPEFKDFKTVNENMVALETRLYETRKKIYEAQKTSIKSNQNILRKELEQTRDLEKNGAASMVEVLRLERQVMDMESALQSLESTRLRDITMSIESRKQSKVKLEGLLVDSESARSQFEADWFNEIASSIADYEAKLSAVKEKISSLRDTVDRTEIKSPVDGVINEVFQRNEGGVVSPGQPILEIIPDDEKLVVEGMVSPQEVAFLRKGMPVIVKITAYDYSVYGGLDGELVHISADTHTDESTGAPFYKVLVETEKNYLMEENNKVIPGMTAQLDILTGKRSVLNYFISPIYNAQSTVFTER
- a CDS encoding type I secretion system permease/ATPase; its protein translation is MSVNDFDYLASCLSLLAKRSSRLYSENALKDGLPLQDGQLNVVSFKRAAVRAGFKSEVVRRGPESLSTSLFPLIIVCKDQSAVILESFEEDTYTIFDVKENCERKLNADELTELSSGFAILLQDLQESEARTEKENWFFSTLFKYRSMYAWALVASVFINMFALNSSIFIMTVYDRVLPNNAESTLWMLSAVVIGAFVFDFIFKTVRSATLDRITQRVEVILSSKIHEKLMRVNMTHRPPSAGHFASVVKDFESIRDFMTSMTLTALIDLPFALCILFFIYLIAGKLTFVLVACAFVLLIVNVLAQPLQKLLVGRSMEEGARRQGRLVEVVNNLDIIRMLNAQSLFQYKWEQDTGVLSETSRKSKFASSVTLSISSIIQNMVSIFVVIGGFYLIRDENMTMGQLVAVVILGGRALGPLVTGINLLVRYQYVRKAYTNVDNFMRLPEERDPDSSLLSRPEIMGEISLEKVGFSYPNQIFRALDNVSFKINKGEKVGIIGNVSSGKSTLLRLILGLYTPTEGKILVDGTDLRQVDSADLRQAVSCISQEAKLFDGSVRDNLFYANPHLSHEELDEVVKVSGLDKLLNSQPMGLDLPVGEGGSQLSGGQRQLVAIAQAVAKNPPIILMDEPTSSLDTGAEAEFLAKMKEFTKDKTLILSTHKMRELQLVDRIIVLDKGLMIADGPRDKVLEVLQNKGKK